CgttcagagatggagagatgagaaaaGCTTCCGGGGAACGCCACAATCCATGACCTTTCCTACGAGATGTTGTGGAGTTTCATTCCTGAAGGGTGTGctgttctctttttcctccattaGACCCCCGTAACACCTTCTACACACCGCCTGATATTTGTCTGCTCCGCCGATCACTTCCACCTACGGCACAAACAATAAATGTTATAAAAGTATAGACGGATAAAAGACGCAACTGTCTTTTTCACATTGTCTGGAAATACACCAAATCTACCTGCTCTTAAATGCAGGGAGGTTTGTGCTTGAGACACCCAATAATGTTCAGAATTACAGTAATTATTATTTGACttataaaactaaaaaataattaaaagtaaaatataatcaCATTACACTTTAATTGAAAATATACATGGTGGGGTATTTAAGATGAAAACTGCCCTTTAAAGAAAGACCCTGTTCCCGTCTGGTGTTAAATGAATGCATCTCAAGTGACGGAGGTCAGATCTCACGTCCCTGCTGTATGTATGAACAAACACATACTTCATTTCTGTTCACAATGGCCTGATTATGTTGTTTTACACAGTCTGAACATAGAGAATTGTCTGTTGTCAAATCATGTGCTGCAGTTTTACATTGAAATAAAACCCATTtgaaaaaaagtagaaaatcaGTGGCAGTCAGTAAATTACGCtacacacacaatacatcagtacactgagaagtgtaaaaatatcTTCAGTTCATTGTAAAaggatgtcagctgagtaggcggtCCGGGAGGCATTTACATCAACACAGCTCAAAGAATGTCACCACATTCAACCTGGACCACCTCAAAATGGTGAAAAATGAGTGATCGGATCCTAAATCGGCTTGAGTGCATCTTGGGATCATTCACAACTgtacttaaagggatagttcacccaaaattaactcattatctattcaccgctatgccgatggaggggtgagtgaagTGCTTGAggccacaaaacacttttggagtttcaggggtaaacatggtgtaaatgctGTTTTGAGTCCAGTTTGAATGCTGGGGcatacggacacttggatgacaccacaggagcagtatggaggcactttgttttttttaaggttgaAGAATCGGTCACCATTTACCTaaattttattggatttggctggaACGCTGTTTACCCTGAGACTCCAAAggtggcatagtggtgagtagataatgagtgaattttcatttcaactATCCCATTAAGCTGTCCACCTGTAACTGGATCATCCAAGATGGATggtaataccaggtctgaaaaGGGCCCAAGTATTGAAAAGCACCTTATATGGTCAGTTTATTGATACAAAATTGCCTCCTCACCTCTTTCTCTGCTCCTATCCTCTTGGTGTAGGCAGCCTCTTTGTAACACTGCATGCAGACAGCGTGAAGCTTCACCACGCTCTCTGCCAGAGGGACAAGATTCAGGATGTTTCCAAATGGCTGCAGGAATGCACagaacagcaggaaaacagTCAGGTATAATTACATTACAAGGACAGAAGAGACACTATGGTGTGAAATAATGAGCACATTGAAAGAGTTAAAGAGCTGCGCATGCAGATTGTTCACAGTCCATCCTCAAAattgttttccttgtttttgaCATTATGTTGTGTCCATACCCATCGTGATACTTTGTCTGACCCTTCAGTGTCCACACAGTGTCTGTTTGTTAATAAGAACCAGCATCACGCTGAATgggagaaacaaacaggaacacTAACCTTCCTCTGGAAAGTTCCATCCAAGGCAGCTACAATGATTGTCTTTCCTAAATTTGCCATCTCCTCACAAAACTCCACCGTGTCTGGAAACtacaagaacataaaaaaagcacagatttAGGTGGTGACCTCCTGACACTTTGTTCGAAAATATCTCTGTCTGATAAACGCTGGATCACAAATGTGTTAAGACAATTTgtgacacacacagctcctctaaATTAACACTTTTCACAGGTCCACAATAatacatgttgttttcttcctgAAGGTGACATTtttaagcaaaaaaaagaaagaggaaaatataCAGTTCATATACTTACAAACTGTCCTTCATCAATTCCAATGACACAGACTTTCAGTGCCAGAGACCGCACATCCCCCAGACTGTTGGCTGGTACAGCATCCATTATGCTTCTAAAAGATGGACAGGATAAAcatcaggaaaaataaaaaaggaaaggtgcctgataaatgtcacacacattacttcctgtttttaaacatATGAATAATATATCATCAGAAGCTACATAATCTCACCACTAGTGGTCAGCTTTTGCTCAAGTATCATGGATGAGATTGGTGAGAGACAAAAGCAACTCTTT
This is a stretch of genomic DNA from Paralichthys olivaceus isolate ysfri-2021 chromosome 8, ASM2471397v2, whole genome shotgun sequence. It encodes these proteins:
- the tk1 gene encoding thymidine kinase, cytosolic, encoding MDCVDFPGVLPNSPRKARGQIQVIFGPMFSGKSTELMRRVRRFQIAQYNCLVIKYAKDKRYSDTGVATHDKSIMDAVPANSLGDVRSLALKVCVIGIDEGQFFPDTVEFCEEMANLGKTIIVAALDGTFQRKPFGNILNLVPLAESVVKLHAVCMQCYKEAAYTKRIGAEKEVEVIGGADKYQAVCRRCYGGLMEEKENSTPFRNETPQHLVGKVMDCGVPRKLFSSLHL